The window AGTCCCTCTAGCCATCggctgctacttttttttttttgtctcagagAGCTGCTTGGGGCACAGAGACAAGTCACTtccacagggtcacacagccagtgtatGTCAATGGTGAGAATTGAGGACTTGGAAGTTCAACTCTTGAACTATTCTGCTGCTCTGTCCATGAACTCATCTGGATGAAGCCATCCAGGCTCTTGGGGGTTACTGTTTTCCTTTCATCATATGTCCAATCTCTTGCTTTCATAATACATTCAAGAGTTTTGCCCGAAATTGAGTTAAGTCTCCTTGACCTAGAGTTTACAGACTCCAATTTCCTTCCAATTTCAACCGATCACTCCTAGTTATGCCCTTTGGGACCCAAAACAATAAATCTAAACTCTCATGTGACGGACCCTCTATGGGAAGACAGCTTCAAAGGGCTGTAGAGTGAGCTGCACGAGCTAGCCCCTCAAAGGTCACCTTGTCCAGATCACTCATTTTGTCAATGAACCAATGCTGTGAGGGCATTTCAAGAGGTCTTGGGGATAAAGAACTGAACTTTGGGAGAAAGAACAGGAGAtgtgagacagagaaaggagatgtgggtttttttttaatctagcttTGCCACTTAAATtctgtgaccctgcacaagtcatttcctctctaagcctcagtttccccatctataaaatgagaggtctctgaggtcccttccagctttagagCCAGGATCCTATGAACTGGGAGATGTGATTAGTAGTCAGGGGCAGGGACTAAAAGGATACAGGGAGAATATATTCCTTGCCTCCTGACAGCAGGAGATGTGCGTATTCCTTCCCAGACCCTGGTTTAAATAAAAGATGAGGGCAGAGGGGAAGATTCTGCATGCTGTGCACAAAGCCCTTGTTCTCCTTTAAACCTCAATATCTTCAAACATTCAGAGAACATGAAAACACtgtaaagaaaagaattcagTGCTCACAGAATCCTAACATAGGCAGCTTGGTCTCCTGGGCTGACTCCAGGGGGTCATTGCTTTTAGGGAAGCATGCTATAatttggtgtagtggatagaagtCTGGACTTACAACTAAGAGgccccaggttcaaatcctgcctcagacacttcctagctgtggtaCCTTGGGAAAGTGAGCTAAcctttgtttgcttcattttcctcaactgcaaaatgggtattataataatagcacctcctttcaggaggttgtgaggatcaaataaaataatgtatataaaacatttaacacagtgcctggcatatagtaggcactatataaatgttaattgctattattgttgttaatctAAGATGGGATGATATATGCAAAGtgttctccttctcttccttttcctcctcctcctcctcctcattcttcttttctttctttcttccttcttttctttcatcatcatcatcttttctttcatcttcttttcactttcttcttctcttcctcctcctcctcttccttttccttctctttcttctttctcctcctcctcttctttattttctttttctcattctcttttcccttttccttttccttctctttcttctttctcctcctcctcttcttatttattttcttcttctcattctccttttccttcttttccttctccctcttctttctcctcctcttcctcctgatCCACTTCCTTCAATTTCACTGgtacaaatcacttcagtatctttgccaagagaaccccaaatgggggaaCAAAGAGTAGGATGGgattgaatgactaaacaacaataaacatgAGTATAGGATAACCCATTTGAAAGGCATTCCATTTATAGACTTCATGGATGTTAATAACAGAAAGGCCCATGTATGCTAAGATGTTCATAGTGACCCTTTCTATGATATCAGAGAACTGGAGACAATATAgctgcccatcatttggggaatggctcccCAAGTGGTGGTCCCCAAATATCATTGTTCTCAAAGAGACGATGAATGTAACAAATACAGAGAATcatagagagacttatatgaaacGATACAGAACAAAACAAGCAGGACCAGCAAAAAGTAATAATGACCACAATGTGAAtggacaaaacaataaaataaaaaacaaacaaacaaacagcccATTTCAATATCTTCTTGAGCGAAGCATTTGAGATACTCTCTAGTAGAAAGGGGTCATGGCCACCAAAGTGATAACTTCACTTTATTGAGACAAGTTTAAATCTCATTTTGTAAAAGGAAAGCTAGAGTCAGGATCCAGGAGGGGGAGGGACAGAGCAGATGGGGCTGGGGTGCCATAGAACTAAGTGATGGGAGAAGGCACGAGCACATCTAATAAATGGGAGTAAGATTAGGGATGCAGGCTGGACCAGAGCAAGTGGGTGGATGGGGCACTTACTAACCATGGAAGGCATGAAGGAACAGGAGAACCtaccccccactcccacccttaATCTTTTTCTTCCCCGTGTGTGATGATATGCACGAGATTCTTGTAGTCTAGGTTTCCGGTTACATCTGGAGGGAAGGCTGCAAACATCTGGTCAATCTGTAACCAAGCACATTAAAATATAGGATGAAAGGATGCATTCTGAAGGGATGGGGGCCATGAGTGAGGCAGGACAGTTAGCTCAGACCCTTAGAGACAGCAACTGATAAATGTCCACCAAACCAATACaatccctattgcctccagaacGAAGTAcaaatttctttaacttttaaagaTGATCTTAATGTGGCTCCAGTTTACTTTTCAAAGACTATTATTCTCCACTCATTCTACATTCCAGACAATCTAGTTTATTTATTGCTGCTTTTATATAACATTCTATCTTCTGTCTCTAAACTTTTATAGATTAGAAGAATTTGTTCACCTCCATCTAttagaatttctagtttctagctcAGGCCACATACATACTTTTACATGAAACATTCCATGATCCTTCACCCCTGCTAGTATATCCCTACATGTTATCCCAAAAGTATCTTGGATTTTTGTATACAtttcactctgtgtgtgtgtgtgtgtgtgtgtgtgtgttcctatTGTTTCCCCTCataaaatgtaagatccttgagggcagaggtGCTTTagtttttgactttgtatcctcAGCCTTGAATAATACCTGGTGTAAAAGGGCTGATTGATAGAACCgtgattatatatttctatatatttagcCTTCTCTGATCTCCTCTTGATTAGTGGATACAAAGGTATCTAATCTGCTTACCCAATGAGAAGGATGCTGGTGAGAGCTCTCTATGTCTATCAGAGTATAAAACTGCACAGCCCCTAACTCCTGTAGGTCTTCCAGAACCAGTCAGTTATCTGCCTGGAAACAGCTACTTAAATTTCAGCTATTAAAATGCATAGATTACCTTCTCCGAGTCAAGTCAAGGTGACTAATGAAGGGGAATGCACAGAGAGTGGAGCTAGAGACAGCTTATACCTGTCTTGTGAGagattatttttttgggggggagaggcaattgaagttaagtgacttgtccagagtcacacagctaagaagtattaagtgtccgagactggatttgaacttagatactattgacttcagagctggtgctctatccacggaGCCAAGTTGCTGCTCCtcaagagaacattattaaattttcagccTGAGCATTTAAAacttgaaatttggcaaatgctACAACTCAGGGATTGATTTATTGGTCTGTTGactgtttagacttaagaaagtgatagaaaaatgttaataatgcatattaaacttaaaagtgtgttatgCATACATTTCCTCCCCCAGAGAGttgtatattaaatatttaccagcacatcatGGGATTCTTCTCCTATGAAGTATGTCCATAAAATTTGTATGCTATCAATAAACCCACAATAGAGAATTCACACGCAGATAATAAGTACTAAACTTGAGACTTTGTCTATAGTTCTTGGAAATTCATCGCTCACGAACCCAAAAGATCTAGTAACTGTCTGATAAGgaatagagggaggaaagagatggGGACAGGAGACCTCCTGAGACTTAGCTATGGGACATAAGGAGAATGGAACTCTTGGACTTAATCTCTATACTCAGAGCTGATTTTCCAGCAAActagatttgttgttttttgaacTCATGGACTGTCATCCATTCCTGGAATGCATTTCTCCTTCACTGTCACTTCTTAGAATCCTTTTCTCCAGATCAATTCAATTTCTACAATTCATGGGGAATTTTCCCTGatcttatatttttgtagatcCTTTCCTTAGattatcctttatttatttatctgtttttataGTGTATCCCTCCCAGtggaatataatctctttttgggcagggactatttttcatCTTGTTTCCATATCAGCCCTTCCTGtgatatagtagatgcttaataaatctgtattgatgatgaatatggaaatatgtttagaagaattgcacatgtttaacctatattggatagcttgctatcttgggagggagaaagaaaaatttggaacaaaaatttacaaaaatgattgTCGAAAACtattgcatgtatttggaaaaataaaatgctattaaaaaaaagaaaaaataaatctatgttgaattgaattaaaatcacTTTGGTCCAATAGAAAGAGCAGGCTCAAAAGTCTgagaacctggattcagatcTGATGTTTATTATCGGTACATCTTTGGTCAAGTGactcctcagtttccccatctgtaaaatgaaaggattaagcTACCTGGTCCCTGACTTGTCTCCTAGCTCTGAATCTACAAATCTATGACTATGGACTGTAGGAAGTGAGGAATATGTCTGTGGACTTCAGATAGATATCAAAAGGAATCCTGTTTCAGAAAGTCTGGGAAATAGGGGATTAAGTAACAAACGATAATGTAGTTTGTATTCAATCACAGCAAGCAAGGAGAAGAATGGAGCTCACGACTGTTCTTTATCATCGCTTGAGTTCTTAGGAAGAAAGGACAGCAGAATTCGAGCTAATCAATATGTAAAGTATAGCATTTTCTAGACTCCATCCTGGGAGACcaagtgctattttttttttaagaggaagatCATGGAGCATATCAATGCTAACGTCGGTCCAAAAGGAAAGTGACAGTTTCAGCAGGTCTCCAAAGGcatttctgaatctatttttctatcCCTATAAGACAGAGTGAATAGCTGATGGCCACCTGTGTTATGGGGAGGATGACaataataattgaaatttatataGCTCTCTGTCTACATTATCTCACAACAGGGCTGTGAAGCTGAGTGATACagctaatttatatatatatatatatatatatatatatatatatatatatatatatatatatatattctatagcagccattttatagatgaggaaactgaggtaggtgATATGATTTGCTCAAGGCATCATAGCTAGTTGTTAAGGACATgtctaagtgaaggggcaggtcaattctctgagagcctccacagctgtggatcgtaacatttgaaggagttgcaaagcagcctttactgacacaggtgttgttgtggactgggaaaataaattggaggcagagggaagaggagagaggttagagaacAGCAGCTGCCTCTCGGTCTCCTTGAGTCACCATCATCTtctcacaagaagagaagaaacgGTTTaccagaggttaaaaaaaaaagttatatattgttttcccaaAAACTAGTAGTATGTATGGGTAGAGTAGTCTGTGGTAGgctttaaactcaggttttttaAGCCCCTACTATCCCACCACCATTTATTTCAAAtctaatcagcatttattaagcacctgttatgtgccaggttTGGTACTTGATATCAGAGATATAATGCCCCCAAACAAATCCAGCactttccttcaaggagcttactttggTGTCTATCAGGCTGCTGAGGTTGTGGGTCTTATTGTCCCTTTTATGATGGGTTCAGGTCCGGGGACCTGAGAGGTTGACGAGCATAAGAGATGGTCACTTACCTCCTCTTTAGAAAACCTCTCTGCTTGGGTGGTGAGCATTTCCTGGATACTGTGAAGAGAGAAAAGCAACCTAATGACTCCAGAGGCAAGAAGCTAGGAAGGACTTACCAAAAGGGGTTGGAGAATGACCAAAAAAGTGTAGAATAtggatttttaatccattccacCACTGACAATCAGCAAATCAGCTATAATTTAGTCTTAGAGATTTGCCTATGGCACTGAAAGTCTAAATAATATGCTGAATTACCTGGCCATTACAACTCAGAAGCTAGCCTCGAACTCAGAAGCTAGCCTCGAACCCAGAAGCTAGCCTCGAACCCAGAAGCTAGCCTCGAACCCAGAAGCTAGCCTCGAACCCAGAAGCTAGCCTCGAACCCAGAAGCTAGACTCGAACCCAGAAGCTAGACTCGAACCCAGAAGCTAGACTCGAACCCAGAAGCTAGACTCGAACCCAGAAGCTAGACTCTGACTCGGAGGCAGTCCTCTGTATCCACTAGACCAAGCCACCTCCATGAATGGAATAAGACATTTGTAGTTTTCATCTTTGCTTAGTGAAATAAGAACAATAGGGAGATATAGAAGgcataaaaaatttaaaccaaaaCATCAATGTACTGATATCATCATCatgaaaaatatgtatgtaatagAGAGAATTAATTGGTGTCCTGGGATTCATAATTCTGAGGCTTTCTCCTCTCAGTCCTGAGAACTATTTAGGGCTACCATGATCTTTGAGAAAGAATGTGAACTGGAGTTATACTTACAAACTTTTAAAGAGAAACAGAATAGATAAGACAAGAGAGAAATTGGGACTTttgaaaactgagtagatacaATAGATGGGGGAAGCATTTCTGTCCAAGAATTAAGGTGCTAAGAAGGAAAGATTTGGGaacaagaagaaagtaaaaaggagaGCCCATAGTCTCTTAGATAGCTAAAAACAGAAGAGTCAGGCAAGTTGTACTTGCCTCTTTAAAGACTGAAGGAAgtttagaaaagttttttttcctccatattcCCCTCCTCATGCTTGTGTATAACAACCTCTGTAATATattctgctcattttaaaaaatctaaatgtttTTATATCCTAATTTTCCTTTCAAGCATTGACACTCAGAGGGCTAGCtagaatttttgttattgtttagtcatttctacttcttcatgacccaatttagGGTTcttttggcagagataatggagtggtttgccattttcttcttcagttccatttttttcttcagctcattttacagatgaggaaactgagggaaacagggttaaatgacttgcctaggatcacacagttagtgtctgaggccatgcttgaactcaggaagatgaatcttcttgactccaggcccagtattctatccactataccaactagctgccccacctAGGGGTAGCAAtaataaattgtcatttttccttAACTTGTCAGGTTTGACAAGTCAAAGCTTGACTTGAATGTTAGGATTTTTTTCTAACTGGGGGCTCTGAGTTATTACTGTCATGCTACTActtttttgtctattataaaCTCCATAAAATAGCAGACTATTGATAAAAGGGTTCATTATATTGCTATTACAATTTAAAAGATGCTAACGTAATAGGGTGTGACAGATTAAATCTTCagtgagaaagaaagggagagggtagTGATTAAAGATCATATCCTATATCCACTCCACCCAGAGGAGACAGACAAAGCCTGGGAAGGATACGAGACTGTCCCTATTCCTTAGAAAGGGGGAGTGAAAAGAATGGCGGACCAATGGCCAACATTCACATGGTACAAAGACATCCACACgcatttacaagaaaaaaaatgatctgaagaatTTTAATATCTGGTCTATATAGTTTAGTATCTTAAGGATTTTTGTCAGTGTGGATCTTCTCTTCAGTGAATATCAAAGGTTcagagattatagatttagaatttagaagGAGACTTATGAGGGATTCTAACTGATTGGCCCCtattaacaaaggaagaaactgaaaggCAGAGACCTTTACTTCATACAAAGTATGAACCACAAACGGATCTAGAGATGGATGAATCTTTTCACTTTAATAAGACAGTTGTATTCAGTaggaagtttttcattttatccacATTTTTGTGCCCATTTTATAAACTACAGAGACTGAGATTCATAAGGAGTGTCATATGACTggcaaaaaaaaacattttaatatcaaATCTAATCCATCTAATCCAAATTAATCTGGCAATTCAGATTCCAAATTCATCATTCTTTCCTCTAATATTATAATTCATCTGTAACTGAATTGAGATTATAGCTAAAAATACATTAGTAATGAAATCCTCCAGATTTAGTTATAATGATCTTTGGAAAACAGACCCATAATCCACCCCTGGACATATATTCTTTCAAGATATGTAGGACATGGCTGAACTAGAGCACAGAGAGCAAAATCTTTTGCTAACTACAGTCATCTTCATGGCAAGATCATATACACTTTTTTCTCTGAACACACtattaaaaaaatggaagtttGCTGTTTTATATTTAAGCTTTGAAAAGGTTCTCATTGACATATTTGGATAATTGTATTGGTAGAAGGTTACTaagattggaatttttttttaaattgggaaagATCAGAATTTATTCCCCACTTACTAGTCAGACTTTAGCACCCCTTTGCCTTCTGGATCAAACACTTTGAATGCATTAAGAATAGTTTCTTCTGGGTCAGCACCTGAAATGGAAGGCAGAGACCCCGTGGATCATGAATAAATGGGAAGCACATTCAAGCCAGCAGATATCCTTGAGAAACAATAAATAGTATCCCCAAGAGCAGGAGAAGCTAGGGAGGGTCAAGGTGATGAGCTGCCTTATATGGAAGAAGCTCTGCAAAGAGAGAGCCATAACAGGGATGGACTTACCATGGTTTATAGGAACTGAAATCCTGACAGTGAATGTTACCCTCCAACAAGTAGAAACCACTAGGCTTAATACTTAGTTAGTAAGAATAGTTAGACAAGGAGTAATGCTTCCTCtactccttcttcttcttcctcccttctcccctcaccAGATACCATAGTTTAAGTGGAACATATCTGATGTTCCAACCTTCATTTCCTGATTCCTTATGATGCAAAGCTCTCCAAGTCTCCTCCTCACCCCCAACTGAATTAGTTTTGAACAAAAGCCGATTTCAAGGCACTTTTTGAGTTACTTGGTTCGAGCCCACTTTGTGGTCTTTGTTCTGAGCATCAGAGTCTCCAATTTCCAGTTGATGCAAAGATTTGAAACAAAGCTGGTTCTCTGTACCCGAGGGCTTCCCCTGGGAATGTGCTACACCTGCTGATTTTAAAGGGAAAACTAGGCCTAGAGACATGAGGTAAAGCCTGAAGATCAATGCGTGTTGAGAATATCAGTTTTTCAGTGAAGTCTCAGTGTCCTTATAGCTCACTTTTGATGGTCAAACATACTGCCAGCATCCTAGTCCCCAGGAAATGGCTCATCCCCACATTATCGGAGTGCACAGGACTTCTCTCTCCAACCCATCCATGAATGTTGCAGGTCAGCCTGCTCCTCATGCCAAGACTACTCACCTTTGAGCTTTTCCCCAAACATGGTCAAGAAGACAGTGAAATTGATTGGTCCTGGAGCCTCCTTTATCATTTCAtcgatttcttcatttttcacattCACACGACCTGAGACACAAACCAAACTTTGGGATCCATAACGAGGAAAAAATGGGATCAGAGGATGGATGGGGTGGTCACAAAACCCTGATTTGTCAAGactatgtgaccataggcaagccCCTTTTACCTGATGGATCTTACAGTCGTCGTCCTCCATAAAATGGGGGACACTTGTACTTAAGAGAATCTCTGGTATCCTCCAACTTTGATGTGATGTAGTCTAAGGTCCTCTAAGTTCTGATACCCCTATTTTAAGGTTCTTCCAAGCCCTGCAACTCatattctaaggcccctcccagctttTTACATTCCCTATTCCAAGGTCCTTTGACATTTCTTGTTCCAAGCTCCCTCCCAATcctgatattctctgttctaagccTCCTTTCAGCTCTATCACCTCCCATTCTAagacccttccagctctgacatcctctgatctaagggcccttccagctctgacgtCCCCTGTCCTAAGGTCCCTCTCAGCCTGTAtaaacattctatgttctaagacccctcctTATTTAGAATCCTCTGGTTCTTAGTCTCTGAAGTTTATCTTCTTAAGATTTTAACAAAAATCGCCATTCTAGAGAAGGTTCATAACATCTTATTCAGAGTAGACTCACAGAATCTCAGGCTTAATAAGGGCTCTCTGAGGCAATATGGTTCAATCCCTT of the Sarcophilus harrisii chromosome 1, mSarHar1.11, whole genome shotgun sequence genome contains:
- the MYL2 gene encoding myosin regulatory light chain 2, ventricular/cardiac muscle isoform, with product MAPKKAKKRAEGANSNVFSMFEQTQIQEFKEAFTIMDQNRDGFIDKADLRDTFAALGRVNVKNEEIDEMIKEAPGPINFTVFLTMFGEKLKGADPEETILNAFKVFDPEGKGVLKSDYIQEMLTTQAERFSKEEIDQMFAAFPPDVTGNLDYKNLVHIITHGEEKD